One segment of Vibrio orientalis CIP 102891 = ATCC 33934 DNA contains the following:
- a CDS encoding MFS transporter, with protein MNNVRFTAKEIKILICVCLAQFVSSADNVTTALLIKDIMSFFNVNLSLGQVVTSSYSVVSASLMLVSGLMGYFFSWRSLFRTGLFLCFMGEVSALIFEDFWSFILFSRGLMGTGAALILPSSIALLTKEIQSHNRSMAFSIWGTSVALVVSIYPIILTTIYHLAGWKAGFALLSIIAIIVALLSSWLPYCSPIVSEKRFDYIEAVMSIVVIASILTAIAAAPSFGFFTNKVVQSKESSVVYTFSLPLPALLMITSLSLCLIYLLFKNKTKKKNNIHSIFPRAFLKRDVLASFYVLAFQYVIYGGVLFTLVGYISLSDYSKLELAYSTVCFAVAMFISSIIVANRAQKISTKKINTISMGLLSTCIFLLSQLIYNGISIHNISFWMMLIGSGCGMLASRANISVNLAVGEYYAQQSSGAQVSSKNIGYVAGVTIFGGALSYFSSQYLQASLIHHISGIEINSITNLFDFMSNEDLKFLLSNNNISIPPNLDGINNNARNYGIKITLAIGGLISLLSIPIGRSVQ; from the coding sequence ATGAACAACGTTAGATTTACAGCCAAAGAGATTAAGATCCTAATTTGTGTCTGTCTGGCACAATTTGTCTCTAGTGCTGACAATGTCACTACTGCTTTGTTAATTAAAGACATCATGTCTTTTTTTAACGTAAACCTATCTTTGGGTCAGGTGGTAACTTCATCCTACTCCGTTGTTTCTGCGTCGCTCATGTTGGTGAGTGGTTTAATGGGGTACTTTTTTAGCTGGAGAAGTCTATTTAGGACGGGGTTGTTTCTTTGTTTCATGGGAGAAGTATCAGCGCTTATCTTTGAAGACTTCTGGTCGTTTATTCTTTTTTCAAGAGGCTTGATGGGTACTGGTGCAGCTCTAATCCTACCTTCGTCTATTGCATTGCTTACCAAAGAGATTCAATCACATAATAGATCGATGGCCTTTAGCATATGGGGTACTTCAGTCGCATTAGTCGTATCGATATACCCTATCATTCTAACGACAATCTACCATTTAGCGGGTTGGAAGGCTGGCTTTGCTCTACTGAGCATAATTGCGATTATTGTTGCTTTGTTGTCTAGTTGGTTGCCTTATTGCAGTCCAATAGTCTCAGAAAAACGTTTTGATTATATTGAGGCGGTAATGAGCATTGTTGTCATTGCTAGTATCTTAACTGCGATTGCAGCGGCCCCTTCATTCGGTTTTTTCACGAACAAAGTTGTGCAAAGTAAAGAAAGTAGTGTCGTATATACATTTAGCCTTCCATTACCAGCATTGCTAATGATAACTTCATTATCTCTGTGTCTGATTTATCTGTTATTTAAAAATAAAACAAAGAAAAAAAATAATATTCATTCAATTTTTCCTAGAGCGTTTCTTAAGCGAGATGTTCTAGCTTCTTTTTATGTTCTCGCTTTTCAATATGTTATTTATGGAGGTGTTCTTTTTACATTGGTAGGTTATATATCATTAAGTGACTATAGTAAGTTGGAGTTGGCTTATAGTACAGTATGTTTTGCTGTCGCTATGTTTATATCGTCAATCATTGTGGCAAATAGAGCTCAAAAGATAAGTACGAAAAAAATAAATACCATAAGTATGGGGTTGCTATCAACTTGTATTTTTTTATTGAGTCAACTTATATACAATGGAATATCTATCCATAATATTTCTTTCTGGATGATGCTCATTGGTAGTGGTTGCGGTATGCTTGCTAGTCGAGCGAATATATCCGTCAACCTTGCTGTCGGAGAATATTATGCACAACAGTCATCAGGAGCTCAAGTGTCATCTAAGAATATTGGTTATGTGGCTGGAGTTACAATTTTTGGAGGGGCTCTATCATATTTCTCTAGTCAATATTTGCAAGCATCACTAATACACCACATTAGTGGCATTGAAATTAATTCGATAACAAATTTATTTGATTTTATGTCTAATGAAGATTTGAAGTTTCTGTTATCAAACAACAATATTTCCATTCCTCCTAATCTAGATGGTATTAATAATAATGCTAGAAATTATGGGATAAAAATAACATTGGCTATAGGAGGGTTAATCAGCTTGTTAAGCATTCCTATTGGCCGATCAGTTCAATAG
- a CDS encoding MFS transporter, with amino-acid sequence MTKTNQNKWLCLLILCAAQVGTSGDNATVGVSASALVQQFGASMDQIQMANATYSLIAGAMMIAGGLIGLILGWRRSFRIGLVLLAVSEVVAAFSPSIEVFIYGARVMTGAGASLTIPAVLGLIAGNYQGKDQALAFSGLAAASGLSAALMPVVFGMLLDVMGLRFTYLCLSAIFVSVLFASSKVTDVAVAKDKPKLDIVGILLAAVGLMMVIVGTLKMPVWGILKPLTGFVVFGFSPAIVMTVFGLIVLTSLLMWEKRYEKLGGLALIPAKIIYNKQVQVGLYIGALFWVGSAAPAAITIPYIQLVGGVSSAQAGMSLIGMSVGTVGVAMLLPAKLSGLQVRMVCAFSLIGAAVAAFIMAQGLQLDGYNYLLIIGQTLMGCSVGAMASQCSIIVTDALEPREAQQSGGIQATVRNIGYAIGIAIMGVTMLSVMSHDYKQQVLNSPSISEVSQNGIEAMSSIPFLGDSDFSELIKDKVADSSEVQMLVEINQKTRLKAAQMGLYAIAIFMLLFLVTLRHLPQRSLMRTKAEVLDTDEKHVEI; translated from the coding sequence ATGACAAAAACTAATCAAAATAAATGGCTCTGTTTGCTGATCTTGTGTGCAGCACAGGTTGGCACAAGTGGTGACAATGCTACAGTTGGCGTTTCTGCATCGGCGCTTGTTCAACAATTTGGCGCTTCAATGGACCAAATCCAAATGGCGAATGCTACTTACTCTTTAATTGCAGGAGCCATGATGATAGCCGGGGGACTTATTGGTCTAATACTCGGTTGGCGTCGTTCATTTCGCATCGGTCTTGTCTTACTGGCAGTAAGTGAAGTAGTTGCGGCTTTCTCACCTTCTATTGAAGTCTTTATATATGGCGCTCGTGTCATGACTGGCGCAGGTGCTAGTTTGACTATTCCTGCTGTACTCGGACTAATTGCTGGGAATTATCAAGGAAAAGATCAAGCCCTTGCATTTAGCGGACTTGCAGCAGCCAGCGGACTTTCTGCAGCATTGATGCCTGTTGTTTTTGGCATGTTGTTGGATGTTATGGGACTCCGTTTTACCTACTTATGCTTAAGTGCGATTTTTGTCTCGGTCCTATTTGCTTCTTCGAAAGTGACAGATGTCGCTGTGGCCAAGGATAAGCCAAAGCTTGATATTGTCGGTATCCTATTAGCTGCTGTTGGTCTAATGATGGTAATTGTTGGGACGTTAAAAATGCCAGTGTGGGGCATCTTGAAGCCACTTACTGGTTTTGTTGTTTTTGGTTTTTCACCAGCAATCGTGATGACAGTATTTGGCTTGATTGTACTTACAAGTTTGCTAATGTGGGAAAAGCGCTATGAGAAGCTCGGAGGTCTCGCTCTTATTCCGGCTAAAATCATTTATAACAAACAGGTTCAAGTTGGGCTCTATATTGGAGCATTATTTTGGGTAGGTTCAGCTGCTCCTGCAGCAATTACTATTCCGTATATACAACTTGTTGGTGGGGTGTCTTCTGCGCAAGCTGGCATGAGTCTAATTGGTATGTCTGTCGGTACAGTCGGCGTTGCAATGTTACTTCCTGCAAAGCTAAGTGGCCTTCAAGTACGTATGGTTTGTGCTTTTAGTTTAATCGGCGCTGCTGTGGCTGCGTTTATTATGGCTCAAGGGCTGCAACTTGATGGTTACAACTATTTACTTATTATTGGTCAAACATTGATGGGTTGTTCAGTAGGTGCAATGGCATCTCAATGCTCAATCATCGTAACAGACGCGTTAGAACCTCGTGAAGCGCAGCAGTCCGGTGGAATTCAAGCAACTGTTCGCAATATTGGTTATGCTATAGGTATCGCGATAATGGGCGTAACGATGCTGTCGGTCATGAGCCATGATTACAAGCAGCAAGTCTTAAACTCTCCATCAATTTCAGAAGTTTCACAGAATGGCATTGAAGCAATGTCTTCGATTCCTTTTCTTGGTGATAGCGATTTTTCTGAACTGATTAAGGATAAGGTTGCAGACTCTAGTGAAGTTCAAATGCTCGTTGAAATTAATCAAAAAACTCGCTTAAAAGCAGCGCAAATGGGCTTATATGCCATTGCTATATTTATGCTCCTGTTCTTGGTGACCCTTCGCCATCTACCGCAACGTAGCTTAATGAGAACAAAGGCCGAAGTGCTTGATACTGATGAAAAGCATGTCGAAATCTAA
- a CDS encoding amidohydrolase, which translates to MKIYLAKKIYTVDSDFSCKEAMAVSEGKIIDSGTLSELIEQFPNAEIVEDYKDAFIYPGFIEPHLHIVGTAAMFAALVPVSFTDWTIDGRTYKAVRTPSTFITAMKQRIQEFKDRETLVLWGHYEPLHGSLTTQMLDELDDTRPVAMWGASIHKLICNTKAIEAFKINDLPKDIFGFIQDENGRSTGVLTEQAMFRVAAEHILSKLSPASIIKGLYSVLDQGRRKGVTACVDMGVGISMPLEAELQLLAAADQTPNMPKCRKGYMFGWQKVYEKHEYSAQSAFDFVDAHYQENKENEITFPVKSIKFFADGAVSDYEIITKEAFPDGRTTGWLHRFADRSEATLAEDMSLFWQGGYNIAIHTQGDLAHTKVLDVMEELNANHVGRNGQMFIQHMGFTDDEFFERVQSMDVKPSASVTPYYSYHFYSSWKKEQVLPPSCFSQLQRARSAIDAGMNISVNADIPLMPTDPMMGAYILMSRDDIDGTPVLPQEALSREEALRAITSSAAKQHMLSNIGSLEKGKLADFTILDFDWMEGPVEELKGKEAMACFIGGEKS; encoded by the coding sequence ATGAAAATTTATCTTGCGAAGAAAATCTACACTGTAGATAGTGATTTCAGTTGCAAAGAAGCCATGGCGGTGTCTGAAGGGAAAATTATTGACAGCGGTACTCTTTCAGAATTAATTGAACAGTTCCCGAACGCAGAAATTGTGGAAGATTATAAAGACGCTTTTATCTACCCAGGTTTTATTGAACCACACCTGCACATTGTAGGAACCGCCGCTATGTTTGCCGCTTTAGTTCCTGTCAGTTTTACGGATTGGACGATAGACGGTCGTACTTATAAGGCAGTGCGTACACCAAGTACGTTTATTACAGCAATGAAGCAGCGTATTCAAGAGTTCAAAGACCGTGAGACGTTGGTTTTATGGGGGCACTATGAGCCACTGCACGGTTCACTAACAACTCAAATGCTAGATGAGCTTGATGATACTCGCCCTGTTGCTATGTGGGGAGCCTCTATTCATAAGTTGATCTGTAATACTAAAGCTATTGAAGCGTTCAAAATTAACGACCTACCGAAAGATATTTTTGGTTTTATTCAAGATGAGAATGGTCGTTCGACAGGTGTATTAACTGAACAAGCAATGTTTAGGGTTGCAGCTGAGCATATCCTATCAAAATTATCTCCAGCAAGTATTATCAAAGGGCTGTACAGCGTGCTGGATCAAGGACGTCGTAAAGGTGTGACCGCTTGCGTTGATATGGGCGTCGGAATTTCTATGCCTTTAGAAGCTGAACTACAGTTATTAGCAGCAGCAGATCAAACACCAAATATGCCAAAATGCCGCAAAGGTTACATGTTTGGTTGGCAAAAAGTCTATGAAAAACATGAATACTCAGCACAGTCAGCTTTCGATTTTGTTGACGCGCATTATCAGGAGAACAAAGAGAATGAGATAACTTTCCCAGTTAAGAGTATCAAATTTTTCGCTGATGGCGCTGTATCTGATTATGAAATCATTACAAAAGAAGCTTTCCCTGATGGCCGAACTACGGGATGGCTACACCGCTTTGCGGATCGTAGCGAAGCTACATTAGCTGAAGACATGTCATTGTTTTGGCAAGGCGGTTATAACATCGCTATTCATACACAAGGCGATCTTGCACACACAAAAGTTCTCGATGTAATGGAAGAGCTTAATGCGAACCATGTTGGTAGAAACGGTCAAATGTTTATTCAACATATGGGTTTTACTGATGATGAGTTCTTTGAACGAGTTCAATCGATGGACGTCAAGCCAAGCGCGAGTGTCACGCCATATTATAGCTATCACTTTTATTCTTCGTGGAAAAAAGAGCAAGTTCTACCCCCATCTTGTTTTAGTCAATTACAGCGTGCTAGGTCAGCAATTGACGCTGGAATGAATATTAGTGTAAACGCAGATATTCCACTAATGCCGACTGATCCAATGATGGGTGCATACATCTTGATGAGTCGTGACGATATTGATGGAACTCCAGTCTTACCGCAGGAAGCACTCTCTAGAGAGGAAGCTTTGCGTGCGATTACAAGTTCTGCAGCTAAGCAACATATGCTCAGCAATATCGGATCGCTAGAGAAAGGGAAGTTAGCTGATTTCACGATCCTTGACTTCGATTGGATGGAAGGTCCAGTGGAAGAATTGAAAGGCAAAGAGGCTATGGCTTGCTTTATCGGTGGCGAAAAATCTTAA
- a CDS encoding FAD-dependent oxidoreductase, protein MLKKLHRKLFEPMYIGSLKLKNRYSMAPMGTLGCVDGDGAYNQRGIEYYTTRAKGGVGLIITGVQMVENELEQFPMPSLPCPTNHPTAYIRSAKEMTERVHAHGAKIFAQLTAGWGRSCIPGFTPEDKSIAPSPAPNRFDPNIQHRELTTEEVKYFISKFVESAAIAQKAGYDGVEIHAVHEGYLLDQFSMAFFNQRTDQYGGNFENRYRFAVEIVRGIKAICGENYPVSLRYSVKSNMKGFGQGILPNEHGVEVGRDMEEGLRAAKYLQEAGFDALNVDAGTYDSWYWNHPPNYFKPGMYAPYCKAVSEVVDIPVLMAGRMEDPDLAAQAIEDGISDGISMGRPLLADPDIVNKIRRGRFEEVRPCLSCHLGCLGRMAEVGNISCAVNPTCGREAEYGLLPIHRTKKVVVVGGGVAGMEAARISAIRGHKVVLIEKSGQLGGNVVPGSQAPFKHDDKLLIQWFSGEMERNKVNVRMNTEATKAIIEAEKPDSIIFATGSRPIEPQWLIGKNKAHVVIAEQMLMNPEVISGDRITVVGGGLVGAEAALWMAQKGKSVTLIEADDDIIGGPHGTCFANYQMLKELLVHEQVSILTSTRLVEITDNGVSIKRQGNLMEIHSDHVVLALGYESKDGLYEDLINQLDVDEIYNIGDSQKSRTIMAAIWDAYEVARGL, encoded by the coding sequence ATGCTAAAGAAACTGCACAGAAAGCTTTTCGAACCGATGTATATCGGTTCTTTAAAGTTAAAAAATCGCTACTCGATGGCCCCAATGGGGACACTGGGTTGTGTTGATGGTGATGGAGCCTATAATCAACGCGGGATCGAATATTACACTACGAGAGCTAAGGGGGGAGTAGGTTTAATTATTACTGGTGTTCAGATGGTCGAGAATGAACTTGAGCAGTTCCCGATGCCTTCTTTACCATGCCCAACAAACCATCCAACTGCATACATCCGCAGTGCGAAAGAAATGACCGAACGGGTACATGCTCACGGTGCTAAAATTTTCGCCCAACTAACTGCTGGATGGGGACGCTCATGTATTCCTGGATTTACTCCAGAAGATAAATCAATTGCCCCTTCTCCTGCTCCCAATCGATTCGACCCAAATATCCAGCACCGTGAATTAACTACTGAGGAAGTTAAATACTTTATTAGTAAGTTTGTTGAGTCTGCGGCAATTGCACAGAAAGCAGGATACGATGGTGTAGAAATACACGCAGTGCATGAAGGTTATTTACTTGACCAATTCTCCATGGCTTTTTTCAATCAACGAACGGATCAATACGGTGGAAATTTTGAGAATCGTTACCGATTTGCGGTGGAGATTGTGCGAGGAATTAAAGCCATATGTGGTGAGAATTATCCAGTATCACTTCGCTATTCAGTGAAAAGTAATATGAAAGGCTTTGGTCAAGGTATCTTACCTAATGAACATGGCGTAGAAGTTGGCCGTGATATGGAAGAGGGCCTAAGAGCCGCTAAATATCTCCAAGAGGCCGGATTTGATGCGTTGAACGTTGATGCAGGTACATACGACTCTTGGTATTGGAATCACCCGCCTAACTATTTTAAGCCAGGTATGTATGCACCATACTGTAAAGCAGTGTCGGAAGTCGTTGATATTCCTGTTCTCATGGCGGGGAGAATGGAGGATCCTGACCTTGCTGCTCAAGCGATTGAAGACGGTATCTCGGATGGTATATCTATGGGGCGCCCATTACTAGCCGATCCGGATATTGTTAATAAAATTCGTCGAGGTCGATTTGAAGAAGTACGTCCATGCTTGTCTTGTCATTTAGGCTGCCTAGGAAGAATGGCAGAGGTCGGTAACATTTCATGTGCCGTTAACCCAACTTGTGGCCGAGAAGCGGAATATGGATTGCTGCCCATACATCGAACTAAAAAAGTGGTTGTTGTTGGTGGTGGTGTAGCTGGAATGGAGGCCGCTAGAATTTCAGCTATACGAGGACATAAAGTCGTTCTAATTGAAAAGTCCGGACAGCTTGGTGGCAACGTGGTTCCTGGTAGCCAAGCTCCTTTTAAGCATGACGACAAGCTGCTTATTCAGTGGTTCAGTGGTGAAATGGAGCGAAATAAGGTTAACGTTCGTATGAATACTGAAGCTACGAAGGCCATTATTGAGGCAGAAAAACCAGATAGCATAATATTTGCCACAGGCTCTCGCCCTATAGAACCACAATGGTTAATTGGAAAAAATAAAGCTCATGTTGTTATTGCTGAGCAAATGTTAATGAATCCTGAAGTTATATCCGGAGACCGCATAACCGTTGTTGGCGGTGGTTTGGTAGGTGCTGAGGCTGCATTGTGGATGGCTCAAAAAGGAAAGTCTGTTACTTTGATTGAAGCTGATGATGACATCATTGGTGGCCCTCATGGTACATGTTTTGCTAACTATCAAATGCTCAAAGAGCTATTAGTACATGAGCAAGTTTCTATCCTTACGTCGACACGTCTTGTGGAAATTACTGACAATGGCGTATCAATTAAACGTCAAGGTAATTTAATGGAAATACACTCTGATCATGTTGTATTAGCTTTAGGTTATGAATCAAAAGATGGATTGTACGAGGACTTAATTAATCAATTAGATGTTGATGAAATTTACAACATTGGCGATAGCCAGAAATCTAGAACAATTATGGCCGCTATTTGGGATGCCTATGAGGTCGCTCGAGGGCTATAA
- the nhaC gene encoding Na+/H+ antiporter NhaC, with translation MTQLTPRLPSLMQVVISLGLFLLLAFSFTAQLDLPIQLALYIGWFIIMFLGIRLGHQYKDLEKAALNGISNGLGAVLILLAVGALVGTWISGGIVPTIIYYGLKAIHPSIFLLATMIICSLTALATGTSWGAAGTAGIAMMGIGQGLGVPAPITAGAVLSGCYFGDKMSPLSDSVILASSMSNVEVVEHIKGMLPIALISYIITGIMFTAFGFHYAGNVDMSQVQSVIQAMEEQFYITPYSFVPVIIVLGLLAMRMPSFPVISFGSLLGIIWAVMIQDVDFLQAFNTAWAPFEIESGVSFIDSILNRGGMSSMLGSVAVIVFGLGFGGLLDKVGVLETIAKLFERRVQSAGSLATSTIGTAFMGNVFGSAMYVSLILTPKICAKNYDRLGYKRKNLSRNAEFGGTLTSGMVPWSDNGIYMASILGVATLSYAPFMWLSFVCIIVTIITSYMGWFVDKCEPTAPAADTEAEAEAELAKQTA, from the coding sequence ATGACGCAACTTACCCCCCGTCTGCCAAGCTTGATGCAGGTTGTAATTTCCTTAGGGTTATTTCTACTACTGGCATTTTCGTTTACAGCACAACTCGATCTACCAATCCAGCTGGCGCTGTACATCGGCTGGTTTATTATCATGTTCCTTGGTATCCGTTTAGGCCATCAATATAAAGATTTAGAAAAAGCAGCCCTCAACGGAATTTCTAACGGACTTGGTGCCGTTCTTATTCTTCTAGCGGTCGGTGCCTTAGTCGGTACTTGGATCTCTGGCGGTATCGTACCAACTATCATTTACTATGGTCTAAAGGCAATCCACCCTTCTATTTTCCTTCTTGCTACGATGATCATCTGTTCATTGACCGCTCTTGCTACGGGTACTTCTTGGGGTGCAGCAGGTACGGCAGGTATTGCGATGATGGGTATCGGCCAAGGCTTAGGTGTTCCAGCGCCAATCACTGCGGGTGCGGTGCTATCAGGCTGTTACTTCGGCGATAAAATGTCACCACTGTCTGACTCAGTAATCCTAGCTTCATCAATGTCGAACGTTGAAGTTGTTGAACACATCAAGGGCATGCTACCTATCGCCCTGATCAGCTACATCATTACTGGCATTATGTTTACCGCGTTTGGCTTCCATTACGCCGGTAACGTTGATATGTCTCAGGTACAGTCAGTCATTCAAGCGATGGAAGAGCAGTTCTACATCACGCCTTATTCGTTTGTCCCTGTGATTATCGTATTGGGCCTACTGGCGATGCGTATGCCTTCTTTCCCGGTGATCAGTTTCGGCTCTCTTCTGGGCATCATCTGGGCAGTAATGATTCAAGATGTTGACTTCTTACAGGCGTTCAACACCGCTTGGGCACCATTTGAAATCGAGTCTGGCGTAAGCTTTATTGATTCAATCCTTAACCGTGGTGGTATGTCATCAATGCTTGGCTCAGTTGCGGTTATCGTATTTGGTCTAGGTTTTGGTGGTCTACTAGATAAAGTGGGCGTTTTAGAAACTATCGCGAAACTATTTGAACGCCGAGTTCAAAGTGCAGGCTCGCTAGCAACTAGCACCATTGGTACTGCATTCATGGGTAACGTGTTTGGCTCTGCAATGTACGTATCTTTAATCCTGACCCCTAAAATCTGTGCTAAAAATTACGACCGCTTAGGCTACAAACGTAAGAACCTATCTCGTAACGCAGAGTTCGGCGGTACGCTAACATCAGGTATGGTGCCTTGGAGTGATAACGGTATCTACATGGCAAGTATCCTTGGTGTAGCAACACTCTCTTACGCGCCATTCATGTGGTTAAGCTTCGTGTGTATTATCGTCACAATCATTACCTCATACATGGGCTGGTTTGTTGATAAATGCGAACCGACAGCACCTGCCGCTGATACTGAAGCAGAAGCAGAAGCAGAGTTAGCAAAGCAGACCGCATAA
- a CDS encoding LysR family transcriptional regulator: protein MNMNIKLIVKHDQNLIITLYLLLKYKHVSRVADEIFVSQSAVSQQLNKLRRIFNDKLLVRTNNKMMLTPLSDKIFPQLENIFNSTFQIYNQLEGITQPTKEQYRICMIDGAMTNNSASVLASISEKYEKKVKFEILGRYDGCVEDLNQGKLDFLVGNFSGLSNNIHQLKIGNYSYSIYVRKNHPLNKNEAPINIKETYSYGYIQFVYHGELIREFNRNVDRNEINQNTVLNFSQYSSIIDYLQETDYVSLLPDVVAARSDLIKLNIIEELTSGNSYLYWHSLMEHDPFHRYLRARLFEHSNNISHQKM, encoded by the coding sequence ATGAATATGAATATTAAGCTCATCGTAAAACATGACCAAAATTTGATTATAACATTATATTTATTACTTAAATATAAGCATGTCAGTAGAGTGGCAGACGAAATATTTGTGTCACAATCAGCAGTTAGTCAACAACTGAATAAATTAAGGCGAATATTTAATGATAAATTGCTGGTACGAACAAATAATAAAATGATGTTGACTCCATTATCGGATAAGATATTCCCTCAGCTGGAAAATATTTTCAATTCTACCTTCCAAATATATAATCAATTGGAAGGTATTACTCAACCTACTAAAGAACAGTATAGAATATGTATGATTGATGGTGCGATGACCAATAATAGTGCTTCAGTACTTGCATCAATTAGCGAAAAATATGAAAAGAAAGTGAAGTTTGAAATTTTAGGGCGATACGATGGTTGTGTAGAAGACTTAAATCAAGGAAAGTTGGACTTTTTAGTCGGAAACTTTAGTGGTCTTTCTAATAACATTCATCAGTTAAAAATCGGAAATTACTCTTATTCTATATACGTAAGGAAAAATCACCCTCTAAACAAAAATGAAGCTCCTATCAACATTAAAGAGACATACTCTTATGGATATATTCAATTTGTCTATCATGGAGAGTTAATCCGAGAATTCAACCGTAATGTCGATCGAAACGAGATCAATCAAAATACAGTACTTAATTTTTCGCAGTATAGTTCAATCATCGACTATTTGCAGGAAACGGATTATGTGAGTTTACTTCCAGATGTTGTTGCTGCTAGGTCTGATCTCATCAAACTAAACATTATTGAGGAACTGACGTCAGGTAATAGTTATTTATATTGGCATTCTCTTATGGAGCATGATCCGTTTCATCGCTACCTGAGAGCTAGGTTGTTTGAACATTCGAATAATATTTCGCATCAGAAAATGTAA
- a CDS encoding Hpt domain-containing protein — protein sequence MEGRALKFGWLLLSLWLICIGLLATSYRSTSETKEQIYELGSGIQELRETLTFDSPYRTHMADTQALNIQLIYALRLQIDTHYKKSWFLPDIHQLLFTTDRFIEQTQIYLDNNLDLLNLVEQIRGMREGYKEQQSVSELYLRLSANVLDAMYSDNGSSPAIYRELDQVYYLSTKLPLQQRQDLQQVLAQISTVLGGYAQGQYIVDKLITHDVHAQIALQRNEFNQLLTRHIWLGILVSFLTMVGYLWLINIATGSVRVTSADLSNSQSQDAEAHESNKEQSHPPVVDSPVEAELGDPEIDFAKMLDSLNQDVESVCMLLEVFIEDHNGDVEKITSLLTDSPEEAQRKAHSLKGVGGNLGASKLRESASKVEIAIKEDITAVPDLLDELKVRLDNALEEARIFLKENAKVES from the coding sequence ATGGAAGGCAGAGCTCTCAAATTTGGCTGGTTGCTACTTAGCCTATGGTTAATTTGTATCGGTTTACTTGCGACTAGTTACCGATCAACGAGTGAAACCAAAGAGCAAATCTACGAGCTAGGGAGTGGCATTCAAGAGCTCCGTGAAACCCTTACCTTTGATTCTCCGTATCGAACCCACATGGCCGATACTCAAGCGCTCAATATCCAACTGATTTACGCTTTACGCTTACAAATCGATACTCACTACAAAAAAAGCTGGTTCCTGCCTGATATTCATCAGTTACTGTTCACCACCGATCGCTTTATCGAACAAACTCAAATTTATCTTGATAATAACTTAGACCTCTTGAATCTGGTTGAGCAGATCCGTGGCATGCGAGAAGGCTATAAAGAGCAACAGAGTGTATCTGAGCTCTACCTGCGCCTGAGTGCTAACGTTTTAGACGCGATGTATAGTGATAACGGTTCTAGTCCCGCCATCTATCGCGAGCTCGATCAAGTCTATTATCTATCAACTAAATTACCGTTGCAGCAACGGCAAGACTTACAGCAGGTACTCGCGCAGATTTCTACTGTGTTAGGGGGCTACGCTCAAGGGCAATACATTGTCGATAAACTTATTACTCATGATGTCCATGCTCAAATCGCTTTGCAACGGAATGAGTTTAATCAGCTTCTGACTCGACATATTTGGCTTGGCATTTTGGTCAGTTTTCTCACTATGGTGGGCTACCTTTGGTTAATTAATATTGCGACAGGTTCTGTACGCGTGACCTCGGCAGATCTATCGAATAGTCAGTCACAAGATGCTGAAGCACATGAAAGTAACAAAGAGCAGTCTCATCCTCCCGTGGTTGATTCACCAGTAGAGGCTGAGTTGGGGGATCCTGAGATAGATTTCGCTAAGATGTTGGATTCATTGAATCAAGATGTGGAATCGGTTTGCATGCTGTTGGAAGTCTTTATCGAAGATCACAATGGGGATGTCGAAAAAATCACTAGTTTACTTACGGATTCTCCAGAAGAAGCGCAACGAAAAGCGCATAGCTTGAAAGGAGTTGGAGGCAACCTAGGTGCTTCAAAATTGAGAGAGTCGGCAAGTAAAGTTGAAATTGCGATAAAAGAAGATATCACTGCGGTTCCTGATTTACTCGATGAACTCAAGGTCCGATTGGACAATGCCCTTGAAGAAGCAAGAATTTTCCTAAAAGAGAACGCGAAAGTAGAGAGTTGA